The proteins below come from a single Drosophila suzukii chromosome X, CBGP_Dsuzu_IsoJpt1.0, whole genome shotgun sequence genomic window:
- the LOC108016741 gene encoding DNA ligase 1, whose product MCLLATGATGESMIEVDENGDEYELKRFYIQGRQLRGDGSQSQCVVTRRKRSGRGIQSGSVAPGSVSVSSQPLTVEGLPAKEHREGGAVLQEVENSNRRFVALTGVHLESPVHQQDDHDAEENDDDDDQEDDEVEEQSSKSQSNYVPAALALPLQSQTSAAHLNQGVSVVANAASHANVGEDAGIVVVQSHQPPKVNPDTHAVFELKPVQSDVDHHHSSVGFYPFVQPWEVVDQHEDDYDEDDYDEEDYDDFYYGGGGFYRDQPGFHGLGAYEEEIISEDQPISTVASWVTGEDDSDIRPVVNKRPNQKNKNKNQKIKNQKNQNQKNQNQKNKRKQEAQGEEQPAKRKQKKPQQDKGQKKKQDKDQKKKKPEESPDNQEMDELTPVDVIKKPVAMESTSAVAASSSSSTNTSGSNSSASNSTDQKKKKKKKQPSSNSSSSSLSQRKTKKKKKQSSSSNISSSNSNRRRRPSSNIGSSSGSSGSSSSIGGYRRRRPQQQLQQQRRRKTQQQQKRRRQQQQQKRRRQQQQKRRRLQNNNRQFYGDEPIINCIYINKDPPTTTTARPFWNILGRQSETESSAKSVNPVPEASVASSEESQVDPVAQQAVLQAVRRNFGEFGGRKRTNLRFVS is encoded by the coding sequence ATGTGCCTGCTGGCCACCGGGGCCACCGGTGAGTCCATGATCGAGGTGGACGAGAACGGGGACGAGTACGAGCTGAAGCGATTCTACATCCAGGGTCGTCAGCTGCGGGGCGATGGCAGCCAGTCGCAGTGCGTGGTGACCAGGAGGAAGCGATCGGGTCGTGGCATTCAGTCGGGATCAGTGGCCCCAGGATCGGTGTCGGTTAGTTCCCAGCCCCTGACGGTGGAGGGTCTGCCCGCCAAGGAGCATCGCGAAGGAGGAGCCGTTCTGCAGGAGGTGGAGAATAGCAACAGGCGCTTTGTGGCCCTGACGGGTGTCCACCTGGAGTCCCCTGTCCACCAACAAGATGACCACGATGCGGAGGAgaacgatgatgatgatgatcagGAGGATGATGAGGTGGAAGAGCAGTCTTCTAAGTCCCAGTCGAACTATGTGCCCGCCGCCTTGGCCTTGCCCCTGCAAAGCCAGACCAGTGCTGCCCATCTCAACCAAGGCGTCAGTGTGGTCGCCAATGCGGCCAGTCATGCCAATGTGGGCGAGGATGCCGGCATTGTGGTGGTCCAGTCGCATCAGCCACCCAAGGTCAATCCCGATACCCATGCCGTCTTCGAGCTGAAGCCCGTTCAGTCGGATGTGGACCATCACCACTCGTCGGTGGGCTTCTATCCCTTCGTGCAGCCCTGGGAGGTGGTGGATCAGCATGAGGATGACTACGATGAGGATGATTACGATGAGGAGGACTACGATGACTTCTACTACGGCGGCGGTGGCTTCTACAGGGATCAGCCTGGCTTCCATGGTCTTGGCGCCTACGAAGAGGAGATCATATCCGAGGACCAGCCCATCTCAACGGTGGCCAGCTGGGTCACTGGCGAGGATGATAGCGATATTCGTCCTGTCGTCAACAAGCGACCCAATCAGAAGAACAAGAACAAGAACCAAAAGATTAAGAACCAGAAGAATCAAAACCAGAAGAATCAAAACCAGAAGAACAAGCGCAAGCAGGAGGCTCAAGGAGAAGAGCAGCCTGCCAAGAGGAAGCAGAAAAAGCCACAGCAGGATAAAGGCCAGAAGAAGAAGCAGGATAAGGAtcaaaagaagaagaagcctGAAGAGAGTCCGGATAATCAGGAGATGGATGAACTTACCCCTGTTGATGTGATCAAGAAGCCAGTGGCTATGGAATCGACTTCAGCAGTTGCTGCCTCTTCGTCTTCGTCTACAAACACTAGCGGCAGCAATTCTTCGGCCAGCAATTCTACAGATCAgaagaaaaagaagaagaagaagcaacctagcagcaacagcagcagcagcagtctCAGTCAGCGTAAAActaagaagaagaagaagcagtctagcagcagcaacatctccagcagcaacagcaacagacgTCGCCgacccagcagcaacatcggcTCTTCTTCCGGTTCTTCCGGCAGCAGTTCCTCCATTGGAGGCTATCGTCGCCGTCGTCCGCAGCAGCAGTTGCAGCAGCAACGTCGCCGCAAGAcgcaacagcagcagaagcGTCGccgccagcagcaacaacagaaACGTCGCCGCCAGCAACAACAGAAACGCCGGCGATTGCAGAACAACAATCGGCAATTCTACGGCGATGAGCCCATCATCAATTGCATCTACATCAACAAGGATCCACCGACCACCACCACGGCACGTCCTTTCTGGAACATCCTGGGCCGCCAATCGGAAACGGAGTCGTCAGCGAAATCGGTGAATCCCGTACCGGAGGCTTCTGTCGCCTCTTCCGAAGAATCCCAAGTTGATCCCGTGGCCCAGCAGGCTGTTCTTCAGGCCGTGCGTCGCAACTTCGGCGAATTCGGTGGACGTAAGCGCACCAATCTGCGATTCGTCTCCTAG
- the LOC108016631 gene encoding 28 kDa heat- and acid-stable phosphoprotein, protein MPRGKFVNHKGRSRHFTSPEELQQESETDSDQTSGSGSESEDKGGAGGGASSSTKTKAPAPRKVPQNRNQKARSTAGAGASSSESESGEDSDDDSEGEARDAKKGVASLIEIENPNRVTKKATQKLSAIKLDDGPSEAKGAGAHPKPELSRREREQIEKQKARQRYEKLHAAGKTTEAKADLARLALIRQQREEAAAKREAEKKAADVGTKKPGAK, encoded by the coding sequence ATGCCACGAGGAAAGTTCGTCAACCACAAGGGTCGCAGTCGCCATTTCACATCGCCCGAGGAACTGCAGCAGGAATCGGAGACGGACAGCGACCAGACCAGCGGCTCTGGCTCAGAGAGCGAGGACAAAGGAGGCGCGGGCGGCGGAGCAAGTTCCTCCACCAAAACCAAGGCGCCCGCACCACGTAAAGTCCCCCAGAATCGCAATCAAAAGGCGCGATCGACGGCGGGCGCTGGGGCCAGTTCATCGGAATCGGAGTCTGGCGAGGATTCCGACGATGACTCCGAGGGCGAGGCGCGCGACGCCAAGAAGGGTGTGGCCTCGCTGATCGAAATCGAGAATCCCAACCGGGTGACCAAGAAGGCCACACAAAAGCTATCGGCCATCAAGCTGGACGATGGTCCATCCGAGGCCAAGGGGGCAGGTGCCCATCCCAAGCCGGAGCTGTCCCGAAGGGAGCGCGAACAGATCGAGAAGCAGAAGGCGCGCCAACGATACGAGAAACTCCATGCCGCTGGCAAAACCACCGAGGCTAAAGCCGATTTGGCCAGGTTGGCCCTGATCCGGCAGCAACGCGAGGAGGCGGCCGCCAAGCGGGAGGCGGAGAAGAAGGCAGCCGACGTGGGCACCAAGAAGCCAGGTGCCAAGTAG
- the LOC108016676 gene encoding ribosomal RNA small subunit methyltransferase NEP1 — MGGQGKMINRKRKFVGRKADDPEFDLDKKQFKVLHLNANEKRLIIVLEGAQLETVKVHNTFELLNCDDHAGIMRKNQRDPGSCRPDITHQCLLMLFDSPLNRAGLLQVFVRTEHNVLIEINPQTRIPRTFKRFAGLMVQLLHKFQIRANDSSRRLMSVIKNPITDHVPVGCKKYAMSFSGKLVANCRDLVPHGEEGSASYDEPVVIVIGAFAHGVLKTDYTEELFSISNYPLSAAIACSKLCSAFEEVWGVV; from the exons ATGGGTGGCCAGGGAAAGATGATCAACAGGAAGCGGAAGTTTGTGGGCCGCAAGGCGGACGATCCGGAATTTGATCTGGACAAGAAGCAGTTTAAGGTGCTCCACTTGAATGCCAACGAGAAGCGGCTGATCATCGTTTTGGAGGGCGCCCAGCTGGAGACAGTGAAG GTACACAACACCTTCGAGCTGCTGAACTGCGACGATCATGCGGGTATTATGCGCAAAAACCAAAGGGATCCCGGATCATGTCGTCCGGACATCACCCACCAGTGCCTGCTAATGCTCTTCGATTCTCCCCTGAACCGGGCTGGTCTCCTCCAGGTCTTTGTACGCACAGAGCACAATGTCCTGATTGAAATCAATCCACAAACCCGAATCCCCAGGACCTTCAAACGCTTTGCGGGATTGATGGTCCAACTGCTGCACAAGTTCCAAATTCGTGCCAATGACTCCTCCCGCCGATTGATGAGCGTGATCAAGAATCCCATCACGGATCATGTGCCGGTTGGGTGCAAAAAGTACGCCATGAGCTTCTCTGGCAAACTGGTGGCCAATTGCCGGGATCTGGTGCCGCATGGCGAGGAGGGCAGTGCCAGCTACGACGAGCCCGTGGTCATTGTCATCGGAGCCTTCGCACACGGCGTCCTGAAGACGGACTACACGGAGGAGCTGTTCTCCATCAGCAACTACCCACTTTCGGCGGCCATCGCGTGCTCCAAACTCTGCTCCGCCTTCGAGGAGGTGTGGGGCGTGGTCTAG
- the LOC108016989 gene encoding tetratricopeptide repeat protein 17: MRPCPLALAVLLGVFHLLLACNHWVLREEQIVPKLDSPFHMREPKNLAAFLEQIRYSEYVERSYLDLLRKREQIVEHLRFSMRFGEDLAEQAKCAMDYYMLEKRMSYLKITPEQLKRINLPDQRQLHIQKSASAMGMEPVCSDYHRLSVGPATYDHLESFQPEVLAAAFLEREHDTNVGMATVELTRRFAVDGLQHHPSSWKFHTLSSYYWRMRGNAREALPCARLAALLAPPIFKDIPLLSLGTILFRMGRLADADLILSAAVEHAPHVAENHVVLASALAMKHDFNRSLQHFDEAERLDPSTLPRTQQVRNFISCLENLTKKTSKMYSYVKYMKNEVKEFKKLKHHISQNHERLIQQQLPLGARRLLGLDAKTNNDDLHRRGQYCSTRTPNGSDEPVLFCDFYSDMQMRLESKDVDIDVLERDLKANTDAVIRQVSTEIRKQFNLEQLKAAKAQMPAKATKAT, encoded by the coding sequence ATGCGCCCGTGCCCGCTGGCATTGGCCGTGCTCCTCGGCGTCTTCCACCTGCTGCTGGCCTGCAACCACTGGGTACTGCGCGAGGAGCAGATCGTGCCCAAACTGGATTCACCGTTCCACATGCGGGAGCCCAAGAATCTGGCGGCCTTTCTCGAGCAGATTAGGTACAGTGAATACGTGGAGCGGTCCTACTTGGACCTGCTGCGCAAGCGGGAACAGATTGTGGAGCACCTGCGATTCTCGATGCGTTTTGGGGAGGATCTGGCGGAGCAGGCCAAGTGCGCCATGGACTACTACATGCTGGAGAAGCGCATGTCATACCTGAAGATCACGCCGGAGCAGCTGAAGAGGATTAATCTGCCGGATCAACGGCAGTTGCACATCCAAAAGAGTGCATCCGCCATGGGAATGGAGCCGGTTTGCAGTGACTACCATCGATTGAGCGTGGGACCGGCCACTTACGACCATCTGGAGAGCTTTCAGCCCGAGGTGCTGGCCGCTGCCTTTCTGGAGCGCGAACATGACACCAATGTGGGCATGGCCACGGTGGAGTTGACCCGACGATTTGCCGTGGACGGACTGCAGCACCATCCGTCCTCCTGGAAGTTCCACACCCTGAGCTCCTACTACTGGCGGATGCGCGGCAACGCCAGGGAAGCCTTGCCCTGCGCTAGGCTGGCTGCTTTGCTGGCTCCGCCGATATTCAAGGACATACCGCTTCTGAGTCTGGGCACCATACTCTTCCGAATGGGCAGACTAGCCGATGCCGACTTGATACTTAGCGCTGCCGTGGAGCATGCTCCACATGTGGCCGAAAACCATGTGGTTCTGGCCTCGGCGCTGGCCATGAAGCACGATTTCAACCGATCGCTGCAGCACTTCGATGAGGCAGAGCGACTGGATCCCAGCACTTTGCCGCGCACTCAACAGGTTCGAAACTTCATCAGTTGCCTGGAGAATCTCACCAAGAAAACCTCCAAGATGTACAGCTATGTGAAGTACATGAAGAACGAGGTGAAGGAGTTTAAGAAGCTGAAGCATCACATCTCGCAGAACCACGAGCGATTGATCCAGCAGCAGTTGCCCTTGGGAGCGAGACGCTTGCTCGGCCTGGATGCCAAGACCAACAACGATGACCTCCATCGAAGGGGTCAATACTGTAGCACGAGGACACCGAATGGTTCCGATGAGCCCGTGCTCTTCTGCGACTTCTATTCGGACATGCAGATGCGACTGGAGAGCAAGGACGTGGACATCGATGTGCTGGAGCGGGACCTCAAGGCCAACACGGATGCGGTCATCCGGCAGGTGTCCACCGAGATCCGAAAACAGTTCAATCTGGAGCAGCTAAAGGCGGCCAAGGCCCAAATGCCCGCCAAGGCCACCAAGGCTACATAG
- the LOC108016990 gene encoding rhythmically expressed gene 2 protein, with amino-acid sequence MSLTSQLVANLKRFRLVTFDVTDTLLRLEDPLRQYHRTAEEFGVTGVDRRRLEQCFRQQFKAMSSEHPNFGRFSPGLDWQQWWLQLVTRTFGCVDQGLSPEKLERIGHRLIDIFRTSAGWHHVDGAQELVQSVRNAGKCVGVISNFDPSLPKVLDAMGFASKFDFILTSYEAGVMKPDPGIFEIPLKRLQIPADQALHIGNKLDFDYEGARNCGWSGLLVNDGGNQHSFASLSHLLEALKTQPIQW; translated from the coding sequence ATGTCGTTGACTTCCCAATTGGTTGCGAATTTGAAACGCTTTCGCCTGGTGACCTTCGACGTGACGGACACGCTGCTCCGCCTGGAGGATCCCCTCCGGCAGTACCATCGAACGGCGGAGGAGTTCGGGGTTACCGGGGTGGATCGCCGACGGCTGGAGCAATGCTTTCGCCAGCAGTTCAAGGCGATGAGCAGCGAGCATCCCAACTTTGGTCGCTTCTCGCCGGGATTGGACTGGCAGCAGTGGTGGCTCCAGCTGGTGACCCGCACCTTTGGCTGTGTGGACCAGGGACTGTCGCCCGAGAAGCTGGAGAGGATTGGCCATCGGCTAATAGACATCTTTCGCACTAGCGCCGGCTGGCATCATGTCGATGGCGCCCAGGAACTGGTGCAGTCCGTCCGCAATGCCGGCAAATGTGTGGGCGTCATCTCCAACTTTGACCCTTCGCTGCCAAAAGTCCTGGACGCCATGGGCTTTGCCAGCAAGTTCGATTTCATCCTGACTTCCTACGAGGCCGGTGTCATGAAGCCCGATCCGGGCATCTTTGAAATCCCCCTGAAAAGATTGCAAATCCCAGCGGATCAAGCCCTGCACATCGGCAACAAGCTGGACTTTGACTACGAAGGTGCTCGGAACTGCGGCTGGAGCGGATTGCTGGTGAATGACGGTGGCAACCAGCACTCCTTTGCCAGTTTGTCCCATCTCCTGGAGGCCCTGAAAACCCAACCGATCCAATGGTGA
- the Usf gene encoding uncharacterized protein Usf has translation MNVRKRPRLEMELGSTTTSTSVASNNPNPSPGNSLMTNIISSHHTADLSEALLSSSFANGHQSLILTSATGNALMSSQGAQIFLTICGDENSDDSQEYYAIKQEPGSDLDVHSLLPTNLQLPTGCEIYLVKDTASLVGEPPTKAAIKLELDTLSEKPSRPPVAPSLKPLVVTTQSVNPAVAPSGNTTATSVLYGSHAQARSQPETAGQTPTSKLEAYKKRDDKRRATHNEVERRRRDKINSWIFKLKEMLPSLSPSSSFSEASTSPSTSGSTSTSTSTASSSNPKGNPSSSSGRTPPNDSKSQILIKACEYIKTMQGEIDTLRDCLREADGLRASNQALREELDRLKRQQQLQERFHTAGGRSTFNVTLNSLNSSVTSDLFEGIDTTPNLSAVSSLGFSKRGLLISDYDE, from the exons ATGAATGTGCGAAAGCGGCCACGTCTGGAAATGGAACTCGGTTCCACCACCACATCCACCTCCGTAGCCAGCAACAATCCCAATCCTTCTCCTGGCAACAGCCTCATGACCAACATCATCAGCAGCCATCACACGGCCGATTTATCGGAGGCCCTGCTCAGCAGTTCCTTTGCCAACGGCCATCAGAGCCTAATCCTCACCAGCGCCACGGGAAATGCCCTCATGAGCAGCCAGGGTGCCCAGATATTCCTCACCATTTGCGGGGACGAGAACTCGGATGACTCGCAGGAGTACTATGCCATAAAACAGGAGCCCGGCTCCGATCTGGATGTCCATTCGCTGCTGCCCACCAATTTGCAGCTGCCCACCGGCTGTGAGATTTATCTGGTCAAGGACACGGCCAGTTTGGTTGGTGAGCCACCGACCAAGGCGGCCATCAAATTGGAGCTGGATACGCTGAGCGAGAAGCCGAGCCGTCCGCCAGTTGCACCCTCCTTGAAACCCCTGGTAGTAACAACCCAATCTGTGAATCCTGCTGTTGCTCCTTCAGGAAACACCACCGCCACCAGTGTCCTCTATGGCTCCCACGCCCAGGCCCGTTCCCAGCCGGAAACGGCTGGCCAAACGCCCACCAGCAAACTGGAGGCCTACAAGAAACGCGATGATAAACGACGTGCCACGCACAACGAAGTGGAACGCCGCCGCCGGGACAAGATCAACAGCTGGATCTTCAAGCTCAAGGAGATGCTGCCCAGCCTGAGCCCCAGTTCCAGTTTCAGCGAGGCCAGCACGAGTCCCAGTACCAGTGGCAGCACGAGTACCAGCACCAGCAcggccagcagcagcaatccCAAGGGGAATCCCAGCAGTTCCAGCGGACGCACGCCGCCCAACGACTCCAAGTCGCAGATTCTGATCAAGGCGTGCGAGTACATCAAGACCATGCAGGGAGAAATTGACAC GCTGCGTGACTGTCTGCGGGAGGCGGATGGCCTGAGGGCGAGCAACCAGGCGCTGCGCGAGGAACTGGACCGCCTGAagaggcagcagcagctccagGAGCGCTTCCACACGGCCGGTGGCAGGTCGACCTTCAACGTGACCCTCAATTCGCTGAACAGCTCGGTGACCAGCGATCTCTTCGAGGGAATCGATACGACGCCCAACCTGTCCGCCGTCTCATCGCTGGGATTCAGCAAGCGTGGCCTGCTCATCAGCGATTACGATGAGTAA
- the LOC108016655 gene encoding uncharacterized protein, translating to MPNFGDRGVLLRSSAIRLLSVSAIMGSMCAGALWPGPKAQLPEGDFGRRMLQQCRLLEKPNVSVDLKHFKAMSEKFPAEFGIDTCRVKAQPADRSEKIREQIASAYPVIHERTLLLYISFLEHKLKFGSKQEKNLYKDMTVVDFVQRLLAKRCVWFYGSGDFYKTVDGQTGHEGFEKVGTAAEKYPLTLNSVLSYDEIKLAALLYASTHSEFINNGRRSNAGEVTQDKSTIEREGVIIGLIGARFERPDVMEYQDIMITQTQNTQNRGYGLSKTSNITDTPASDLRRIWREFYEEPEDFIFEDIPQNEDRFEEVPEGVFDHQVMRKRYAISFDTLLLEAQDRALKMGKPAYIHVVGIGLGVWKAARRQDSTFFQSFEERLQALGARLSHIGVVHFSWFHIRGFGGLYDGALFPVENHPRGGILIRNSKRNPADKLEENMLPVVTYAWDGNALPGNEFWAKTLIGTGDPAAACSTLITELQNTHINRDYMSGANLHIASVEHGLLHVGDYARKVIV from the exons ATGCCGAATTTTGGAGACCGGGGAGTTCTACTGAGGAGTTCAGCTATTCGACTGCTTTCAGTGAGTGCTATAATGGGTAGTATGTGTGCCGGCGCTCTTTGGCCTGGTCCCAAAGCACAGCTCCCCGAAGGAGATTTTGGACGGCGAATGCTGCAACAATGTCgccttttggaaaaacccaaTGTTTCGGTGGACCTCAAACACTTTAAAGCGATGTCGGAAAAGTTTCCAGCCGAG TTTGGCATCGATACCTGCCGGGTGAAGGCCCAACCGGCGGATCGCAGTGAGAAAATCCGGGAGCAAATCGCTTCCGCTTATCCGGTTATTCATGAGAGGACTCTGCTGCTCTACATCAGTTTCCTGGAGCACAAGCTCAAGTTCG GAAGCAAGCAGGAAAAGAACCTCTACAAGGACATGACTGTGGTGGACTTCGTGCAGCGTCTTCTGGCAAAGCGATGTGTGTGGTTCTACGGCAGTGGCGACTTCTATAAAACCGTGGATGGCCAAACAGGACACGAGGGCTTCGAGAAGGTGGGCACAGCGGCGGAGAAGTATCCCCTGACACTGAACTCGGTGCTCAGCTACGACGAGATCAAGCTGGCCGCCCTGCTCTACGCGTCCACCCACTCGGAGTTCATCAACAATGGACGCAGGTCGAATGCCGGTGAGGTGACCCAGGACAAGAGTACCATCGAACGGGAGGGCGTGATCATTGGACTAATTGGTGCCCGGTTCGAGCGACCCGATGTGATGGAGTACCAGGATATTATGATCACCCAGACTCAGAATACCCAGAACAGGGGCTATGGACTGTCGAAGACCTCGAATATAACCGACACCCCAGCCTCAGATTTGCGTAGAATCTGGCGGGAGTTCTACGAGGAGCCCGAGGACTTTATTTTTGAGGACATACCCCAGAATGAGGATCGTTTCGAGGAGGTTCCCGAGGGTGTTTTCGACCACCAGGTGATGCGCAAGCGATATGCCATCAGTTTCGATACCCTGCTTCTGGAGGCCCAGGATAGAGCACTCAAGATGGGCAAGCCCGCCTACATCCATGTGGTGGGCATCGGATTGGGCGTCTGGAAGGCCGCTCGTCGCCAGGATAGCACCTTCTTCCAATCCTTCGAAGAACGATTGCAAGCACTTGGAGCACGACTCAGCCACATCGGTGTGGTGCACTTTTCCTGGTTTCATATCCGTGGATTTGGCGGCCTGTACGACGGAGCCTTGTTTCCCGTGGAGAACCATCCGCGAGGCGGCATTCTCATCCGGAATTCGAAACGAAATCCCGCCGACAAACTGGAGGAGAACATGCTGCCCGTGGTGACATATGCCTGGGATGGAAACGCCCTGCCTGGCAATGAGTTTTGGGCG AAAACGCTGATCGGCACTGGAGATCCGGCAGCAGCCTGTTCCACTTTGATTACAGAGCTGCAAAATACCCATATAAACAGGGATTACATGAGTGGAGCCAATCTGCACATCGCATCCGTGGAACATGGACTGCTTCATGTGGGGGACTACGCCAGGAAAGTGATTGTCTAA
- the CHOp24 gene encoding transmembrane emp24 domain-containing protein 2, with the protein MEGTLVKVLLLVGSLLILCCTSHAFIVSVDAHNEECFFENVEGGTKFGVTFEVIDGGFLDVDIKISGPENHVMHESEKESSGKYTFVAPAKGTYTVCFNNERSSMTPKLVMFSIDVGEAPQRAPGAPGEEEVGHTKLEDMIRELSGTLTSVKHEQEYMHVRDKIHRSVNENTNSRVVLWSTFEALVLVLMTVGQVYYLKRFFEVKRVV; encoded by the exons ATGGAAGGGACGCTCGTCAAGGTGCTGCTCCTTGTGGGTAGCCTGCTGATCCTGTGCTGCACCAGCCACGCCTTCATCGTCAGCGTGGACGCCCACAACGAGGAGTGCTTCTTCGAGAACGTCGAAGGCGGCACCAAGTTCG GCGTCACCTTTGAGGTGATTGACGGCGGCTTCCTGGACGTGGACATCAAGATCAGCGGCCCCGAGAACCATGTCATGCACGAAAGCGAGAAGGAGTCCTCCGGCAAGTACACTTTCGTGGCCCCCGCCAAGGGTACCTACACCGTGTGCTTCAACAACGAGCGCAGCAGTATGACGCCCAAGCTGGTCATGTTCTCCATCGACGTGGGCGAGGCCCCACAGCGCGCCCCAGGCGCTCCCGGCGAGGAGGAGGTGGGCCACACCAAGCTGGAGGACATGATCCGGGAGCTCTCCGGCACGCTGACCAGCGTCAAGCACGAGCAGGAGTACATGCAT GTGCGCGACAAGATCCATCGCTCGGTGAACGAGAACACCAACTCGCGGGTGGTGCTGTGGTCCACCTTTGAGGCCCTGGTGCTGGTCCTCATGACTGTGGGTCAGGTCTACTATCTTAAGCGCTTCTTCGAGGTCAAGCGCGTCGTGTAA